Proteins from one Mastacembelus armatus chromosome 16, fMasArm1.2, whole genome shotgun sequence genomic window:
- the malsu1 gene encoding mitochondrial assembly of ribosomal large subunit protein 1 has product MSIVRRSAKLVSSVFKSSFVPEQSVRSVRNAWRLRPCPSPHCAAGLASRQHHLDRCCSQVSGDRKSEETHEVHRPSETFTLDVLVSLLRQENAVDVCVIKVPEQVTYAEYFIVVSGVSPRHLRAMALYAIKVYKFLKKDQDPRVKIEGKDAEDWMCIDFGNMVVHFMLPEAREVYELEKLWTLRSYDEQLKNIPAETLPEDFIYDADATK; this is encoded by the exons ATGAGTATCGTCAGACGGTCTGCGAAATTGGTGTCGTCGGTGTTTAAGAGCAGCTTCGTACCGGAACAATCCGTCCGTTCGGTCCGCAACGCGTGGCGGCTCCGCCCGTGTCCGTCTCCACACTGCGCGGCAGGTTTAGCGTCGCGCCAGCATCACCTGGACAGGTGTTGTTCACAGGTGTCCGGAGACAGGAAGTCGGAGGAGACACATGAGGTGCACA gACCCTCAGAGACTTTCACTCTCGATGTGCTGGTGTCTCTGCTGCGTCAGGAAAATGCCGTGGACGTCTGTGTGATTAAAGTCCCAGAGCAGGTCACGTATGCCGAGTACTTCATCGTCGTCAGTGGCGTCTCGCCTCGACACCTCCGCGCGATGGCCCTGTATGCCATCAAAGTG TACAAATTTCTGAAAAAAGACCAGGATCCACGTGTCAAGATAGAAGGAAAAGATGCAGAGGACTGGATGTGCATTGACTTTG gGAATATGGTTGTTCACTTCATGCTGCCAGAGGCCAGAGAAGTGTATGAACTGGAGAAACTCTGGACTCTCCGCAGCTATGATGAGCAGCTGAAGAACATTCCTGCTGAGACGCTACCAGAGGACTTCATATATGATGCTGACGCTACGAAGTGA